Part of the Penicillium digitatum chromosome 4, complete sequence genome is shown below.
AATGGCTTCCTGTACTGTGCTAAAGATTATCCTTGTCGACCTATATTACGTAACGAGGTCATTCGGGCTACCATTGAGAGAGAATATGCCACTGCAACTGCAGATGTGTTTTCTCGGTTTACTGAGGGATAATTGGCAGCCAAGAGGGCGGATATCAAATCTTCGATGGAGCTGTGGTGAGGGAAGTCCATGATCTGGTGTTTGCTTTCTGGTTTTCGTAGtttcctttccttttttttttttttttgcctcaaGCTTTTACCTTGGCTTTCAGGGCTGAATTCTAGTCTGATTTATTCTTTTCAACATGGCTGCTAGAGTACCTCGAGCACGTAGTGCTCTCTGCAAGGATGAATAGCGCAGTGCTCTCTAAGTTTGTAGTAGTTCTAATCCATTTGTGCTGGATCCATCCGGGCATTCTTTGCATGGCCAAGTTGGAATAGAGGATCATTGATATCCATGGGCACATTTTGAATTTATGGGCTTGTCAGCGTCCATCCGGGACAAAACTTTGCAACTGCAAGAGCAAGGGCGTTTATTCTGCGCCTTGGCTCTGTTATAAAGGCTCACCTCCCAACATGGAAATCTTTCTTCTTATCTGGGTCCCTATATCTAGTGTCTAGATTGGTGACTGCATAGACTAGGCAAACGATCACTAGACAATTTTATCAAATCCCCTTCGCTTTCAGGTTTCTCCCTTGATCCTATATGTAGCATGAGTCTGGCTTTAACAACCTGAGAGCCACAAGAGAAGTGCTGTTAGGTGCCCCCATGATAGCTATCTGTGATTGGTTGCCTATCATGCCTAGTTAGCACAGATATACGGTCTTCCATGGGCTAGGCACTGTAAGATGAGGAGGCAGTTACCATGCCGGGAGACAAGGCTCCTATAAACACAAGCTTTCCGTGACGTTGGTCACTGTTTTATCGCCTAATCTCCATAGACTTTGCAAAATTCGGATGACCATTGACTCGGTGCGGAGCAAACTAGTTGAAAGCGATCATCACCGACAAGGAAGAGTTTTTGAATGAGGGTAAGCACAGGGCTACGGTGTGTTGTGTCGGGGTCAATGAGGCAGATTTCGAACGCAGTCGCCTCCTTCCCCTCCTCAAAAGAGCGTAATTGCTCGAAACACGCAGACCAGCTATCAAATCTTCCAAACACAAGGCTCTGCGCACCAGTTGCTTTATGCATGAGATTTGGGTCAATTAGCCTGGAGTGGGTCGTTGGGCGATTATGCGGCAGTCCGTCTTCAGGGCCTTGTCGTTGAGGATTGTTTTTCAACATCGTATATAAAGTCGAATCGCGTGGGAACGTCGCGATTTAATCACTCTCATTCTGCAACAGCGGTTTAGGGGGATTAGCTCACAAAAGCCCTAGTAGTTCGTTCAGCCAGAGTTTGGTTTCTCAAGGGATTCGTTTTCTATCATGGACAGTACGTGTAGCCCTCTCTTCCAAATTGACAATTGTATGTGAACGTTGCAAGTCAGTAGGCGTACGTGCGAAAGACTCTGCCATAGTGGCCAAATATCCATGGAGTGAACAAACACGGGGAAGGGGAAATAGGGATTAAACAAGGCCCGTCCCACTTCAGCGAAAAAAATCTTCCATGGAGTCCACCTGGTCGAGCTCAATTTGGGGCAGATTGAAGGGTGGGCGTCATCGGGATTATCCCGCAAAAATTCATAATACCAACCCTGTTCTTCATCCAAGTTACTTACAGGAGGCTGAGTTGTGGCGTGTCTTGAGGAGCTAATACAGCGAAACTGTTAGCTTTGGCTGACCCTGACTGACCGTATATGGTTGTTGGTTTGAGCTCCAAGGCGCTGATCAGTGCCAGGTGGATAAATTGGCTGGCTACTTTAAATATAAAACTTGTTACACTGACACCTCATTTGAGATTCCATCAAACTCCAACCCTTCCTCTTGATCAGTGCgtttcatcgtcatcagATGCTCCCAATGCTCGGGATACTTCTGACTGGCCCATTTCTCTACCTCGTCTTTCCAGTATTGATACGGAATGGCGTTGTAGAACAACCCGATACTAGGACTCATATTAGCGATCGTATCACGGGAAGCAAATGAAGGTGTGCTCACGTATTGCTTGTAGGAGGGAGCCCAGTCTCGGCTTCCATGTTATTAATAGCCTCAACGGCCAGATCAAATTCGCATTGCGCTGCCAAGGCTTCCATGTATGCCGAGTAGAGGGGGCGATTCACAGTGATCTCCAGCTTCTTGACCTTGCTCATCATCTTGATAGCCTCCTGGGCACCATTGTGATGTTTCTCGCAGGCCTTGAAGAAAATCGTGATAGTCTTGTGACAAGGGCCTTCCTCCGACTGAAGAATCTGTCGGAAAATCTCCATGCTCTTGTCTGGCATCTCGCACGCGGCATACGCCATCATCAACCCATTTTGGATTCTCGTGTTGAGATCCACTTCGAGATCCAGCTTCAGCATGTTGTGCACAAGCTCGAGATTGGTGGCATCTGCCGTGCGAGCCAGGCCCTGGAAACAGCGGGCATAGGTGTCTGCCTTAGGGCGTCGACTAGGTTCGTCGGCTTGACGCATATGTCCAAATACCAAGACGGCAAGATCACTGCGCTTCCggttgaagaagaaggtcaTGATTTTGGTGCGGACCGAGACCCATGTTTCCGGGAAAGCGATCCTCAGAAGCTCGTATGCATTCCACACGTCTGTATCGGGCTGGCTTTTGTCCGTAATGTACTCTGCGAGCGCATCTCGCACTGGCATCTTCTGTTCGTCGCTGTAGCTGCCTAGTCGTGGACGTAGCAACTCTGAAACAGCCTCGAGATCATTGCGATAAAGGAGCATGTGTGTCAATGCGGCGATGGTCGCAGATTCTAGGTACACGTTCTCTTGAAACAGCGGATCTAGGAGAGAAGATATTTGGTCGAACAAGGCGTCCCTTTCCTCGGATCGACAGAGCATCGTGATGAGCTTATTTGCAATGGGAAGGTTGTGACTCGTGAGGGAAGTGGCATCCACTTTTTCTTTGATAATCTTCAAACTCCCATCAACGTCACCGGCCTGGATGCAGGACTCCAATTCTAGAATATGAGTTTGGCTGTCTGGGGTGAGACCCCACTGGCCTGCCAGCGCCATGTAATCAGAAGCCAACTGCGGGTTCTGAGTCGCGTTTGCATACTGAAGAAGGCTATTAACAATGTCAATGTTGATTGAGCCCTTGAGCCGAGAATTCTTCACCGTCCATTCGTGGACCTTTTGCGCAAGAGCAGAAGCATTGCTCCCCTTTGCTGCTTCCATGAGCAAAATGATGCCAGTGGTGTCTTCGTTGGGCTCATTAGGGAGAGACTTGAAGATCTCCTCCGCCAACTCTGACCGCGAATTTAGGAGATACAATTTAATGAGAGCCTCTCTCGCAGCCATAGAAGGTTTGGAGTCACCGGCGATTGGATAGTCGTAGGCAGTTTGAGCCGCTTTCCACTGACCGTGATCGACAAGAAATCTAACCAGCTCTCCATGCGAGGCTTGGTCAAACTTGTTGCCGTGGTTTCCCCACTCATCAACAATCTTTCGCACTTGTCGCAGATCGTCCTTCATGGCAAATCCTTTCATAATTGTGAGCCAGGGTGATGGGACAACCTTGCTCATTTGACCCCAAAACTTCAACAAGGTGTGTCTTGCATCCTCAGGATTGCCATTCATAGCCAAGATATCGATGTAGAGACTAAGGGCAGGCCGGCTGATCTTCCCCGGACCAAATCCATGATCAAGGTTTAGCTCCTGATATGCGTATCGTGCAAGATTCATGACAACCTCACGGGCCTCTGGGGCGCACTCAGACTCGGAGAGCACATACAACACTTTTTCGAGGTTCTCGACTGAGAATACATTCTGccagtcttcttcctccatctCGTTCTGCTGGGCCCTCAGGTGTTTAAATGTGACGATGAGCACGCGGGCTTGGAAATGACTGATAAGCATTGGTGTTTCAAGCCGCATTGTGAAAAAGGTTTGAAATGCCTTTGCGAGAATGTCACTCGGAGGAGTTCTGCTTCTATCTTTGAGTGCCCTCATCAAATCAGCCATTGGTTTCAAGCCTTTTTCAGAGGGCAAAGTAGATTTTGACCGCGCAGGGTCTGAGCTGAATACAAAGAGATTGCGTCGTGATGTATAAGGGAGGCTGTACATAACAGGTCGTACACGGGGAGGAGCAATTGTGTGCAATAGGCGGTTTCGATAGCACTGGGAGAACCGAAGTGGTTCATTGTTGATAATTGCTCGAAAGACCCGTCTCGTGAGATGTGACTGCATAATAGATGACGTGGGCTGAGCTAATAGCTCAGATTGAACGCGAAAAATTGGATGAAATCGTGTGATTCTAGGTTGACTCGCAATCTGCATGGAATCGTGAAAAATGGGGGTTCGCGACGCGGAGAGAGCTAGAGGCGGAAAAAGTCTTGGCGAAAAAAGATCTCATCTCCGCGTTGCCCGGTCTTCCGATCACCGTCTTCATCGTCTACAGCTAATCAAGGATTGAAAGGTCAAGATGTCTTTGAACCTCATCTCCACATCGTCATTGCTGCGCAATGCTGCGACCACAGCCAATGTTGGCCTCTCACTCTGTCGCTGGAGCTCGACCGCTGCCATGAGCGCTTTCACTTCCCAGCGCGGCACAAGCTCACAAAGTATGTGATGGACCCGGTACACTGAAATCATCTGTTTATTCCTCCATTGTGTAATATGGGAACACATTGATTTGCTTGTGCTTGTCAACTAACGTGTTGCGATAGCCTCCCAAGTGGTCCAACGACGCCGCTTACCTAGTCGCCTGAAGTTCCTCGAGGACCAGAAGGCGCAAGGCGAGAGCCGAGCCCTTGAGAGATACCAAACCCGTGACTTCAAGGCTGGAGACATTTACTCCCCTCATGATCTTAGCCCGGCCGAGATGAAGAAATGGGGAAAGCGCCAGAGCCCTCAAACAGATGCCTTTGACGCATTGAACCTGAATCCTATGGATTTGTACAAGGTACATAGTCTTCAAGCCAATGGATTTTTGATATTAATGAACAATTATGATGAACAGCCACTGATTGCTGACACCTTTCTCATTACAGAGCTTTTCCGTCATGTCCGAATATATGACCAGCATGGGCCGCATCAAACCTCGAGCCGTCACCGGTCTCCGACCTGTTAACCAGCGCAAAATTGCCAAGGCACTCCGGAGAGCAATCGGCATGGGTCTTATGCCTAGTGTCCACAGACACCCCGAAATTCTTGCGTCCGAGATGCGAGCACGTATGGAGGGCCCTGGAGGGTTCTAGGCCGAACATACTACTTCGGAGTCATTGTTTTGGGATCTTGAACAAATTTGGGGAAATTTCCATGTCTGAGTACAGGCCGGTGCCTGGTGGAAAGGGCACGACTTAGTGTATTATTACTCTTAGCGCTATGCATTGATTTTTTTTGAGAGCTATGATGTTCAAATTCCTTTCTGCTAGAATTGCTGGAGGTACCAGTTACATTTTATATGCGTTGATACTGATACCCCCCTTCCTGCAGATGCTCAACGCTTGTTTAATGTAGACAGGGCGTGGCTGTGTTCCCCGCTATTGTGGCCAGGGTACGTCAGTCGGTAAACAACGGACCGGCGGGCTTCCCTCTGCTTTTTCCCAACTCCACTGCTTGAGTGTGCATATCTTAGCAATGTCGCTTACGAATGGTGAGAACCTTACAGCCGAATGTTATCTCTAATATCCTGACAAATACAAAGAGTCCATTTGGGCTGCTAGCCCCTCCACCACCCGCGGCCAGCCCACTCAGCTCTCTTCCGATTCTAAAGGCGAACGATTGGCCTATGCGGTGTGTGATTTTCAAAGAATCTCTACAAGAGCATAACCTCGTTCTGATACAAGCAATCACAGTCCAACAAGTCCATCTTCCTCCGTTCAATCGACGATCCCGCAGTCGCTAGGCAGTACACCGAACACAAGGCGCAGACAACTGTCGCACGCTTCGCCCCATCCGGTTTCTACGTTGCAAGTGGTGACACTGCTGGAATCGTGAGAGTATGGGATTGTGTCGGCGAAGGAATTACCAAGGGTGAATACTGCATTGTCAATGGTCGAATCAACGATTTGGCCTGGGACGGTGACTCCCAGCGCATTATTGCTGTCGGCGATGGCAAGCAGCGATATGGACACTGTATCACCTGGGATAGTGGAAACACCGTTGGGGAGATCCACGGTCATACGCAACAGCTCAACACCGTGTCAATTAGGCAGCAACGGCCCCTGCGTGCCGCCACTGCTGGTGATGACAGGAAGACAGTCTTCTACCACGGAGCGCCATTCAAATTCAACAATGGAATTGCTGACAAGCACTCAAACTATATCTACGGAGTCGGCTTCAGCCCGGATGGATCGCACTTGGTCAGTGTTGGCGCAGACCGGAAGATTTGGCTCTACGACGGGAAGACAGGCGAGACCAAGGGTCAAATTGGCGAAGGAGAACACAAGGGCAGTATCTTTGGTGTCTCCTGGGACAAGGACTCGCGAAAGTTCGTCACTGCAAGTGCGGACCGGACCGTCAAGATCTGGGATGTGGAAGCTGGCAAAGCAACACAGACCTGGACCCTGGGAGAAGAGGGTGCTCTGGCTGTTCGTGACCACCAAGTTGGCGTGGTCTGGCCCCCAGGCAGAAACGATAACCTGCTCATCAGTTTGTCTCTCAGTGGAGACTTGAACTACTTGGTTGAGGGAACCCCAGAGCCCCGCCAGGTGGTGTCAGGCCACCAGAAGAGTATCACCTCCTTGACACAGACCACTGTGGATGACAAGCAAACTTTGTGGACAGGCAGCTTTGAGGGAAGAGTCTGCCACTGGGATGTAGCTTCAGGCAAGGCTGAGGAGATTGAAGGAGATGCCCACCCCGGCTATGTCGCCGGGCTTGCAACCACATCAGAGGGAAGTGGTAGAATTTACAGTGTCGGCTGGGACGACACACTCCGTTCTGTCGATGAGGCTGCTAAAACATACACCGGCAGCGCTTCAAAACTCAATGGACAACCAAAGGGCGTTGCCGCTGGCGACTCAACCGTGCTTGTTGGCGAAGCTGAAACCGTCGAGATTTTCCAGGATGGCAAGAAGACCGGAGAATACAAGACCGACTTTGCAGCTACAACCGTAGCCGCTCACGGTTCCCAGGCAGCCATTGGAGGTGAGAATGGTTCTGTTCAGATCTGTGCCATCTCCAGCTCTCGACTTTCTCCTCGGGCGGACATCAATGCCTCTCGCAACCCAATCTCTGCTCTTGCCTTTTCTCCAGACGCCTCCCACTTGGCCATAGGTGATTTGCGAGGACGTGTCCTGGTTTTCAAGGTTGCAGATGGTAGTCTAGTGACGGACCGCTGGACGGCGCATACTGCACGAATCACGTCTCTGGCCTGGAACGAAGCCGGCTCACACGTTGTGAGTGGATCTCTGGATACCAACATCTTTGTCTGGAGCTTGGCTAAGCCAGGCGACTGGCTTGAGCTGCAGAATGCTCACAAGGAGGGTGTCCATGGTGTTGGTTGGGTTGCAGGGGGCTCCAAGATCATTTCAGCTGGTGCAGATGCAGCGGTGAAGGTGTGGAAAGTGGAAGGCTTGAATTAATTGTGGAGTAGCTGTggctgtactccgtatttgGCTATCAAATTACAACGATCGAACTCTTACATTTTAATTGTTAGCCCGATAAATTTGAGATCAGAAGGAAACAAGATACAAATTTAAACGATGAACATTAATATGCTCTGAGCTTTACACAACTTGACTGGGTAGATAaagcaaaacaaaacaaaacaaaaaggtGCGTGGCAATGACAAATGGGAGGTGGCCGTATTTACCTTCCAATCCTCGCCAGTTGATGCATCGCTCCATGCACCTTCGCACGACCCTCTGACGTCTTCATAATTACTGGAGAAAGGGCGAGTCAACGAAGATGTGCCATGGGGTTTGTACAACGCCTTGAGTCCACGCGAAGTAGGTGAAACCTGAAAGATGCCGTCTGGAACTCCAAGCAGCTCCCGCCGCTCGCGCCCAATGGTGTGTACTCGTATTTTTCTGGCTTGAGAGATACTAATCGTCGGTGAAGCTGCGTCAGGCTACATTTGTTCTCCCGAAAACAGGCCAACGCCTGAAAGGAGTCGTTAACCTCAGAAACCCCACCACAATCTCGGACAATAACGAGGAAAGGCGCGGGCTCCTCACAAATGAGATCCAACATTATGAGGGGTACCTCGACGCGCTCACGCGCCGTTTACGTGATAACTGGACGCAGACAAAAAACTTCTTGAGATCAGAACCGGGCATTGGGGTCTTGAAATACAGTCTTGCTTATTTAGTCGGATCTCTTGCAACCTTTATCCCCGCAATCTCGGCCATGCTGGGCCATCAGGATGGGAAACACATGGTGGCTACGGTCACGGTCTACTTCCACCCTGCCAGATCTCAGGGTGCGATGTTCAAGGCTTCGATCTGTGCGTTCCTAGCGTTCTGCTATTCTACTTTCTTGACAATTACCAGCATGTTCGTGGAGATGTTTTTCCAAGATACATTGGAGTTGCCTGCCCTTGGACATGCCGTAGTTCTGATTGTATTTTGTGGCGGTGGGCTTGGTTTTGTTGGTTGGACCAAGCAACGATTGGGAGATCCTTTGGTGAACGTTGCCTGTTCACTTACCGCTCTGTCAACAATTACCCTTTTGACTAAGGAGGGTTCTGTGCAAAGCGGCGACTTGTCTCTTTCCAAGATCTTCCAAGTCTTGAAGATGGTTCTGATGGGCGTGGTGGCCGTCATGGCTGTATCCTTTTTCGTCTTCCCCATATCAGCGCGTAAAAAGCTGCGCTCGAACCTAGTAATGGTCACTGATACATTGGCTCTCAGGATGGCACTCATCACGGAAAGCTTCTTGAGTGGGACAGAGGAGGTCCTTGTCTCGACTGAATTCGTTGAGGCAGAGGCGAAGCACCGCAAGGCTTATAGCCAGCTCGACAGGCTCGTTCGAGAAGCTAAACTTGAGCATTATGTAGCAGGGACCGAGAGAGAGTACAGGCTCGAAAAGAACCTCGTTCGCTGGGTGCAAGATATTACCCATAACATGGGAGGGCTGCGTAATGCTGCTTCTCTCCAGTTCAGTTTGATTCGTGAGACTACCTGTGAGTCTGCCTCTCCGGAAGATCAGCCGGATGTCGCGACTCATGTGGACTATTTCACGCCCCTTGAGCGATCCTGGTCATTTCCCGATGGGTCCTTTCTGGAGCCTATTGTTGAGCGACCGGAGGAGGAGCTATCTCCAGGCGGTTCCATCAAACCTGGGAGTGCTGAATCAACACCTAGACCCGCACTTCTTCCAGCAGATGTCTTCACTGTTTTCATCTCTCACCTAGGTCCTGCAATGGTAAATTTGAACTCGAGAAGCATTTGATACAATTCAAGACTGACCAGAAGCAGCGATCTTTGGCCTTTACATTGAAAGAAATTTTCAAGGAGATTCCATTTGGGCCTGCGCCGAACTACAAAGTCTCAGTGAATGGTCAACTGCGAATCAGTCTTGACCGGGCGCTTGATCTTTACAAAGAATCGCGCGAGAAGACACTCGCAGCCTTGTATCAGCAAGAGGAGACCAGGAAATTGAAGACTCGCGAAGCTGAAGCCGATCTTGAGGAAATCACAGCCAGCTGTGGCCATTTCAGCTTTTCCCTCCTTGAATTTGGAGAGCAGCTCCGAGAGATGCTTTCCATCTTAGATGAGCTGCAGTTGGAAGTCGAAGAACGGCCTCATGGGCGAACCTGGTCATGGCTCAAATTCTGGCGGTGGTCGAGAAATACAGAGAACGCTAAAATGGACCCATTTGATGCTGGTATGTATACCACCACATACCAGCTGTTGGAGCGTGGACATCATGTTAATTACCTACAAAGCAGCTTTTAGACCTTTCCATCCAGCCGCTAATGAGCAGGACCCCCCTGGGCATGCTAGGCATGCATCA
Proteins encoded:
- a CDS encoding Mitochondrial respiratory complex I chaperone (Cia84), putative, which translates into the protein MRLETPMLISHFQARVLIVTFKHLRAQQNEMEEEDWQNVFSVENLEKVLYVLSESECAPEAREVVMNLARYAYQELNLDHGFGPGKISRPALSLYIDILAMNGNPEDARHTLLKFWGQMSKVVPSPWLTIMKGFAMKDDLRQVRKIVDEWGNHGNKFDQASHGELVRFLVDHGQWKAAQTAYDYPIAGDSKPSMAAREALIKLYLLNSRSELAEEIFKSLPNEPNEDTTGIILLMEAAKGSNASALAQKVHEWTVKNSRLKGSINIDIVNSLLQYANATQNPQLASDYMALAGQWGLTPDSQTHILELESCIQAGDVDGSLKIIKEKVDATSLTSHNLPIANKLITMLCRSEERDALFDQISSLLDPLFQENVYLESATIAALTHMLLYRNDLEAVSELLRPRLGSYSDEQKMPVRDALAEYITDKSQPDTDVWNAYELLRIAFPETWVSVRTKIMTFFFNRKRSDLAVLVFGHMRQADEPSRRPKADTYARCFQGLARTADATNLELVHNMLKLDLEVDLNTRIQNGLMMAYAACEMPDKSMEIFRQILQSEEGPCHKTITIFFKACEKHHNGAQEAIKMMSKVKKLEITVNRPLYSAYMEALAAQCEFDLAVEAINNMEAETGLPPTSNTIGLFYNAIPYQYWKDEVEKWASQKYPEHWEHLMTMKRTDQEEGLEFDGISNEVSV
- a CDS encoding Ribosomal protein S18 codes for the protein MSLNLISTSSLLRNAATTANVGLSLCRWSSTAAMSAFTSQRGTSSQTSQVVQRRRLPSRLKFLEDQKAQGESRALERYQTRDFKAGDIYSPHDLSPAEMKKWGKRQSPQTDAFDALNLNPMDLYKSFSVMSEYMTSMGRIKPRAVTGLRPVNQRKIAKALRRAIGMGLMPSVHRHPEILASEMRARMEGPGGF
- a CDS encoding Actin cortical patch component, putative — protein: MSLTNESIWAASPSTTRGQPTQLSSDSKGERLAYASNKSIFLRSIDDPAVARQYTEHKAQTTVARFAPSGFYVASGDTAGIVRVWDCVGEGITKGEYCIVNGRINDLAWDGDSQRIIAVGDGKQRYGHCITWDSGNTVGEIHGHTQQLNTVSIRQQRPLRAATAGDDRKTVFYHGAPFKFNNGIADKHSNYIYGVGFSPDGSHLVSVGADRKIWLYDGKTGETKGQIGEGEHKGSIFGVSWDKDSRKFVTASADRTVKIWDVEAGKATQTWTLGEEGALAVRDHQVGVVWPPGRNDNLLISLSLSGDLNYLVEGTPEPRQVVSGHQKSITSLTQTTVDDKQTLWTGSFEGRVCHWDVASGKAEEIEGDAHPGYVAGLATTSEGSGRIYSVGWDDTLRSVDEAAKTYTGSASKLNGQPKGVAAGDSTVLVGEAETVEIFQDGKKTGEYKTDFAATTVAAHGSQAAIGGENGSVQICAISSSRLSPRADINASRNPISALAFSPDASHLAIGDLRGRVLVFKVADGSLVTDRWTAHTARITSLAWNEAGSHVVSGSLDTNIFVWSLAKPGDWLELQNAHKEGVHGVGWVAGGSKIISAGADAAVKVWKVEGLN
- a CDS encoding Brefeldin A-sensitivity protein 4, giving the protein MPSGTPSSSRRSRPMLRQATFVLPKTGQRLKGVVNLRNPTTISDNNEERRGLLTNEIQHYEGYLDALTRRLRDNWTQTKNFLRSEPGIGVLKYSLAYLVGSLATFIPAISAMLGHQDGKHMVATVTVYFHPARSQGAMFKASICAFLAFCYSTFLTITSMFVEMFFQDTLELPALGHAVVLIVFCGGGLGFVGWTKQRLGDPLVNVACSLTALSTITLLTKEGSVQSGDLSLSKIFQVLKMVLMGVVAVMAVSFFVFPISARKKLRSNLVMVTDTLALRMALITESFLSGTEEVLVSTEFVEAEAKHRKAYSQLDRLVREAKLEHYVAGTEREYRLEKNLVRWVQDITHNMGGLRNAASLQFSLIRETTCESASPEDQPDVATHVDYFTPLERSWSFPDGSFLEPIVERPEEELSPGGSIKPGSAESTPRPALLPADVFTVFISHLGPAMRSLAFTLKEIFKEIPFGPAPNYKVSVNGQLRISLDRALDLYKESREKTLAALYQQEETRKLKTREAEADLEEITASCGHFSFSLLEFGEQLREMLSILDELQLEVEERPHGRTWSWLKFWRWSRNTENAKMDPFDAAAFRPFHPAANEQDPPGHARHASDGLIAHDRLPVNVQTHTAPSENDTTTQRLGYRLWKCLGFFRRDDTKYAIKVGAGAAIYALPAFLPSTRPFYGRWRGEWGLLSYMLVCSMTIGASNTTGYARFLGTCLGAVAAILAWNITAGNVFALAFLGWIMAVWTGYITIVRGNGPMGRFIMLTYNLSVLYAYSLSQKAANLDEDEGGSNPIMTEIALHRVVAVLSGCIWGIIITRVIWPISARRRLKESLSLLWLHLSLVWKRDPLSIMAKGQKSVLYMTPREKLEIERFLSRLESLQAAAGSEFELKSAFPAASYANIVHRTRSMVNSFHTINIELMNNDVATEGEISLLQYTKLERRQLSARVSHLLSVIASSMKLEYPLNDVLPSVEHARDRLLARIYRYRLDREASQQTTDEDCALLYAYILVTGQLSNEITEIIAEIGKLFGVLSEDVVQLA